A window from Corynebacterium urealyticum DSM 7109 encodes these proteins:
- a CDS encoding ABC transporter ATP-binding protein — MSIRVEHVTAGYSDAQSIVKDVSFEAHPGQVTTLLGPNGCGKSTLLKALSRLLVPSQGRVLVADKDVHSLGAREAARLIALLPQHPICPPGLTVGELVERGRHPYRRALWGGSESPSEDRKKVREALEKTATDHLAARDVAALSGGQRQRVWMAMVLAQDTPVVLLDEPTTYLDPAHAMEILGIVRELAREGKTVVTVLHDLSLAGAFSDTMIVMKEGQKIAQGTPREALTEDVLHEAYGLRAEVWEDPRGTAPIIVPRGVVGNPTQAS, encoded by the coding sequence ATGAGTATCCGAGTCGAGCACGTGACAGCAGGCTATAGCGATGCCCAGAGCATCGTGAAGGATGTCTCTTTCGAGGCACACCCGGGGCAGGTCACAACACTGCTGGGGCCCAATGGCTGTGGCAAGTCCACCTTGCTCAAGGCGCTTTCTCGGCTTCTCGTGCCCAGTCAGGGGCGGGTGCTCGTCGCGGATAAGGACGTCCACAGTCTGGGCGCTCGCGAAGCAGCTCGGCTGATTGCGCTCTTGCCACAACATCCGATCTGCCCGCCGGGGCTGACGGTCGGGGAGCTGGTGGAGCGCGGGAGGCATCCTTACCGGCGCGCACTGTGGGGTGGGAGCGAATCGCCTTCCGAAGATCGGAAGAAGGTGCGGGAGGCATTGGAGAAAACAGCGACCGATCACCTTGCAGCTCGTGATGTTGCGGCGCTATCTGGTGGGCAGCGGCAGAGAGTCTGGATGGCCATGGTGCTGGCGCAGGACACGCCAGTGGTGTTGTTGGATGAGCCCACAACGTACCTTGATCCTGCGCATGCGATGGAGATCCTGGGGATCGTGCGTGAGCTCGCTCGGGAGGGCAAGACGGTCGTGACGGTACTGCACGACCTCAGTCTGGCGGGCGCCTTTAGTGACACCATGATCGTGATGAAGGAAGGCCAGAAGATCGCGCAGGGCACGCCGCGGGAGGCGTTAACGGAGGACGTGCTCCACGAGGCCTATGGGCTGCGCGCGGAGGTGTGGGAGGATCCCCGTGGCACAGCACCGATCATCGTGCCGCGAGGTGTCGTCGGCAACCCCACCCAGGCCTCCTAG
- a CDS encoding FecCD family ABC transporter permease yields the protein MTALHAVKRARTRRIFLATLGFAATTVLGYFLILGQGAVKLSPAEVLDVLTGGGTRQAINVVWDLRLPVAIATVVVGAALGLAGSWTQAMARNPLASPDILGVSGGAAVLVVAGTVLARPAWSEGIPTFWWRAGLALIGSLVIVALLMLLGGFGTSQRVVLIGLALSFLTQALVQYLLLKAELTRAADAQTWLAGSTGFVRTEALLPMVLGMLPFVVLGLVVAVDLPLFAHDDATASTLGVNVTRVRSILLIAATGIVAVVVSFVGPIGFIALLAPQLAKLVAGTPTPHPLCSTVAGSALMAVCAVVAGALPFTAPVGLVTAIIGGPALIWLVWSAARGGTVKGMIQ from the coding sequence ATGACGGCATTGCACGCAGTCAAGCGCGCTCGCACCAGGCGTATCTTCCTGGCGACATTAGGCTTCGCCGCCACCACGGTGCTCGGTTATTTCCTCATTCTTGGGCAGGGGGCTGTGAAACTTAGCCCGGCTGAGGTGCTTGATGTTCTCACCGGTGGCGGTACGCGCCAGGCGATCAACGTCGTGTGGGATCTGCGCCTTCCCGTCGCCATTGCCACCGTCGTGGTTGGCGCGGCCCTGGGGCTCGCTGGATCATGGACTCAAGCCATGGCCCGCAATCCGCTAGCCAGCCCCGATATCCTCGGCGTTTCCGGGGGCGCAGCAGTGCTTGTCGTTGCGGGCACAGTGCTTGCCCGACCGGCATGGAGCGAGGGTATCCCGACGTTTTGGTGGCGTGCGGGTCTCGCCCTCATCGGCTCCCTGGTGATTGTCGCGTTGCTTATGCTGCTCGGTGGCTTTGGTACCTCTCAGCGCGTGGTGCTCATTGGCCTGGCGCTTTCTTTTCTGACGCAGGCCTTGGTGCAGTATCTTTTGCTCAAAGCAGAGCTGACCCGTGCTGCCGATGCTCAAACGTGGCTCGCTGGTTCCACCGGCTTCGTCCGTACCGAAGCGTTGTTGCCCATGGTGTTGGGCATGCTGCCTTTTGTGGTCTTGGGTCTCGTCGTCGCGGTCGATCTTCCACTTTTTGCTCATGACGACGCCACTGCGTCCACCCTTGGCGTGAATGTCACCAGGGTGCGCTCTATTTTGCTGATTGCAGCGACGGGCATTGTTGCGGTCGTGGTGTCCTTTGTCGGCCCGATCGGATTCATCGCTTTGTTGGCTCCTCAGTTGGCCAAGTTGGTGGCCGGCACTCCCACGCCACATCCGTTGTGTTCCACTGTGGCAGGGTCCGCGCTCATGGCCGTGTGCGCGGTGGTGGCAGGTGCGCTGCCTTTTACTGCTCCTGTGGGGTTGGTGACCGCGATTATCGGCGGACCTGCGCTGATTTGGCTGGTGTGGTCGGCCGCGCGTGGCGGAACTGTGAAAGGAATGATCCAATGA
- a CDS encoding FecCD family ABC transporter permease has product MIASLYLGARSLSAGEVTSILLNGPHEATQSGANAERAGIIWDLRVPRTLLAVFAGAALAMAGAIAQSWTRNPLADPGIIGVNAGAGFAVAVSLTVGWATTVGHRAVAGLIGAAIAALVVLLISRVSRDPLTLVLVGVGVTFTLQAATNMLSLYSSDTLEGLRRWTVGSTAGRGMDDVLMAAVGLALGALCAALAARPLDLLAMGEDAARSLGGSPARARLLAAAAVVILAGSATATVGLVTFVGFAVPHLLRPVTGPGLTRLLVPTAVVGGAATLLADVIGRFILQPNELEMSIVLAIGCAPIMVAAVRRRRGISGSKDAEVAV; this is encoded by the coding sequence ATGATTGCCTCCCTGTACCTAGGGGCCCGCAGCCTGTCTGCGGGGGAGGTGACCAGCATCCTCCTGAACGGGCCGCACGAGGCTACGCAGTCTGGCGCTAATGCGGAACGGGCAGGAATTATTTGGGACCTGCGCGTGCCGCGCACTCTCCTGGCCGTGTTCGCTGGAGCAGCCCTCGCTATGGCGGGAGCGATCGCGCAGAGCTGGACACGAAACCCCTTGGCGGATCCGGGCATCATTGGAGTTAACGCTGGCGCGGGGTTCGCGGTCGCCGTCTCGCTCACTGTGGGGTGGGCGACGACCGTCGGGCACCGGGCAGTGGCAGGGCTTATCGGTGCGGCCATTGCCGCCCTGGTCGTCCTGCTGATCTCCCGAGTCTCACGCGACCCACTGACCTTGGTGCTAGTAGGCGTCGGCGTCACCTTCACCCTGCAAGCAGCGACGAACATGTTGAGCCTCTACTCTTCCGACACGCTGGAAGGCCTGCGCCGCTGGACCGTCGGCTCCACCGCAGGTCGCGGTATGGATGACGTGCTGATGGCGGCTGTCGGCCTCGCCCTCGGGGCGCTGTGCGCGGCGTTAGCGGCGCGCCCACTGGATCTTCTGGCCATGGGGGAGGATGCGGCTCGTTCTCTGGGTGGTTCGCCCGCCCGGGCACGTCTGCTCGCCGCCGCTGCGGTGGTTATTCTTGCCGGTTCGGCGACCGCCACCGTGGGGCTTGTTACTTTTGTGGGCTTTGCCGTACCGCATTTGCTGCGGCCTGTCACCGGCCCTGGGCTTACGCGCTTGCTGGTGCCCACCGCGGTGGTTGGCGGTGCTGCCACGCTGTTGGCAGACGTCATTGGCCGTTTCATTCTGCAGCCGAATGAACTCGAGATGTCGATTGTTCTGGCTATCGGCTGTGCGCCCATTATGGTCGCGGCGGTTCGTCGTCGGCGAGGCATTTCGGGCTCGAAAGACGCGGAGGTGGCAGTGTGA